The sequence below is a genomic window from Rudanella lutea DSM 19387.
TCGAAACTACGGGGCAGAAAAGCCTCGGCCAGCGTCCGGCGTTTCAACAGGCAGTCGCCATTGAGGGCCCGGTACCATTTAAAGAGATCGTCTATGGTCGAATACACCCCTTTATCACCCACAACATCGTCGTAATAATCTTTTGGGATACGCCGGTTCCACTGATAGCCAGCAGTTCGGTACAGGTTAATCGAATCGTTTTTGGTGGTGGCCACAAAGGTGTTGTGCATACCAATTGGCTGGAAAATATTTTTCCGAATGAAGGCTTCGAATGATTGCCCCGTTACCTTCTCAATGATCGACGCCAGCACCATGTAATTGGTGTTCGAGTAGCTGAAGGTACGACCCGGAATATTGTACCGCTTCGGCGTCGGTTTCACCGTAGCAAACCAGTGCATAATGGTCTGGTTGTTTGGGTACGGTTTCTCCCGCTTGTAAAAATTCACCTTCATACTGTCGTCGAAGGCATAGGCATAGTTGGGGAGCCCACTCCGGTGGCAAAGCATATCCCGAATGGAGATACCGTTGTAGGGGAATTCCGGGTAAAACTTTTGGATGGTATCCTCCAGATGCAGCTTGCCCGCTTCTACCAACTTGAGTACGCCAACGGCCGTAAATGTTTTGGAAAGCGACGCGAGCTGAAACTTCGACTCTTCGATCAGGGTGTCGCGGGCTCCTTTTTCAAAATGCCCAAAGCCATTGCATTTTTTGTACAGCACAATCCCTTTCTGGGCAATCAGCACGTTCCCGTTAAAACCCGCCCGAAACTTCTGTTCGATAATCGTCTCAATTTGGCGCGTTTTCCCATCGGCATTGATTTCCTGTCGGATTCGGCTCAACTCCCCAGCAGATAGCTTTTGCTCTTCGGCACAACTATGCAGTTCACTAGCCGATCGTTTCAGTTTCTGTTGCGGACTCTGCCCGCAGGAAAACGATACCCAGACAAGACACACAAGTTGGACAACACTACTCATTACATTTTTCACCACGATCTCCCCGGCTTTCAATACGTTGAATGGATTAAAATAAACTCACTTATCGCCTACGCTCTCCGCTTATATACGAAGTCTTAATTACCTATAGTGTAAAATGAGTATTAAAGGTATGCAAATGTAAACACGAACCCCACAGGAGGTCAACGTCAAGATAATTAAAAGCCAATAAAAAACCACTGGAAGCCGGTTTACAGATCGGTTTCCAGTGGTTTAAATCAAACGGACGCAGCTATTGGCCGCGCCCCTGCATCATGACGCGCACTGTCTGAACAATAATCCAAATGTCCAGACCAAACGAACGGCGTTCGGGATAGAGCAGGTCGAAGCGTAGCCGCTTCACCATTTCATCTACATTGGCTGCATACCCAAATTTCACCTGCCCAATAGACGTAATACCTGGCTTTACTTTCAGCAGATCGCGATACTCAGGAGCAATCTCCACAATCTGATCAATGAAGTACTGCCGCTCCGGCCGGGGGCCTACTACCGACATATCGCCTTTAAGCACGTTAAAAAACTGCGGTAACTCATCGAGCCGGGTCCGGCGCATAAATCGGCCCCAGGGTGTAATCCGGTTGTCTTGTAAGCCCTGAGAGAGTGATGGACCGGCTTTCTCCGAATTGACGTACATACTCCGAAACTTGTAGATCGTAAACGGAATCCCCTCCCGGCCGACTCGCTCCTGCGCGTAAAAGATTGGACCTTTCGACGATAGGCGGGTAGCCAAAGCTACAGCAACGAAAATCGGCGAACCCAGCACGATAACGCCCAAAGAGAATAGAATATCGAAAGCCCGCTTGAGCGCATTGACCCGGAAATCTTCGAGGATTTGGGATGACAGATTCAGAACGGGCAGAAAATCATGGTATTCGACCGAAGTCCCACGTGATAGAAAGCCCCGGAAGTCGACCAGAAGTTTTACCTGATAGTCGAGGTCATCGGCATTATCCACAATTTGGCGCAGGTACGTGTTGTCGATGTAGGGCAGGCAGCAGTACACGCAATCAATCTGGTTATCACGAATATACGTTGCCAGATCTTCGTACCCACCTTTAAGGGCCAATCTGTTTTCAGATGAGCTATGGTCAAAGAACCCACAGAACCGAAACCCCATCTCGGGGTGAATATCGTAGAAACGGGTGATCGTTTTTGACAATTTACCATACCCAACCACTACGTAGCGCCGGTTATTGTAACCCCTTGCCCGATATTCGCGCAGAAACAGCAACCCGCCAATGCGGTACGCAGCCCCCAGAAAAAAGAACAGTATATACGTGTAAAAGAGATGATCGCGCGAGTAGTAGTATGCCTGCGTAAAAACCCAATATACCGCAATCGCAGCGACGTGCACGCCAATAACCATCGCCTGCTTTTTCAGCAGGTGGTCAATCTTGAAAAGTTGACGGGGAAAATTATAAGGCTTCAGGGTGATCGCAATGACCAGCCATACCAAGTTAAACACGAGCCACAGCGTAGCATAAGGTGGCTCAGCAACCGCACTAACAGACCCAAACTTTACATTATACGCCAATACAAACGCGGCATTCAGGCAAAAGAAATCAGCCAGAATGTGCAAGGGTAGAAAAAAAACAGAATACCTGTGTCTCATTAAAACTTAGGTCATAAATAGAAGCTAATCAACTGCATACCTTATCAGGCTTACCTTGCCAGCACGTTCCAAACTCTCCTAAGCCTTAAATATACGGGCCATCTACAGGCCTTCGTTCAGAAAGTTACCGAACGGTGCACAAAATGCATTCGACAAAAATAGTGGATATTTCCACTATCGTACTTTTTTATTCCTCAAATTATCAGGCACTTAGTCTACAGATTTTTTGTGCCAGACTTTCCGCAGCCCCAGATACAATCCAATGTTGGAAGGATACAATTCGCCCGAATCAACGCCCAGCGAACTGGATACGGCAAATCCCCCGCCAAACGGTATCGACAGCGACAAAATCCCCGAAAACTGATCGAGTGGCGCCGAAAAAGGGTCATTGTAGGTACCATAGTTCCGGCTAAACGAAAACTTGGCCTGGTAGTTAACCCGTCCGGCCCATGCCAGAATTTGCCCGGCGGATAAACTCCCTGCCATACCTACGTGAAAAACCCGCACCCGGTTGTTATTGGTAAAAATTCCGAACGGCCATTCACCATTGGGCCCCAATGCCGGCGTAATAAACGGCGTACCGATACCCCGCTGCCGATACGACCAACCATCCCGAAATTGCGAGTGATTGAAATAATTGTCGCGGCCCCGGCTCTGAGGATTAGACGTAGTCAGATCGAAAACGTCTCCCCCCTGACTCGTTGTGTTTAGAAATTCGATCAGGATCTCGCGGACCTTAGCCTGCGGA
It includes:
- a CDS encoding exopolysaccharide biosynthesis polyprenyl glycosylphosphotransferase, which translates into the protein MRHRYSVFFLPLHILADFFCLNAAFVLAYNVKFGSVSAVAEPPYATLWLVFNLVWLVIAITLKPYNFPRQLFKIDHLLKKQAMVIGVHVAAIAVYWVFTQAYYYSRDHLFYTYILFFFLGAAYRIGGLLFLREYRARGYNNRRYVVVGYGKLSKTITRFYDIHPEMGFRFCGFFDHSSSENRLALKGGYEDLATYIRDNQIDCVYCCLPYIDNTYLRQIVDNADDLDYQVKLLVDFRGFLSRGTSVEYHDFLPVLNLSSQILEDFRVNALKRAFDILFSLGVIVLGSPIFVAVALATRLSSKGPIFYAQERVGREGIPFTIYKFRSMYVNSEKAGPSLSQGLQDNRITPWGRFMRRTRLDELPQFFNVLKGDMSVVGPRPERQYFIDQIVEIAPEYRDLLKVKPGITSIGQVKFGYAANVDEMVKRLRFDLLYPERRSFGLDIWIIVQTVRVMMQGRGQ
- a CDS encoding serine hydrolase domain-containing protein — encoded protein: MSSVVQLVCLVWVSFSCGQSPQQKLKRSASELHSCAEEQKLSAGELSRIRQEINADGKTRQIETIIEQKFRAGFNGNVLIAQKGIVLYKKCNGFGHFEKGARDTLIEESKFQLASLSKTFTAVGVLKLVEAGKLHLEDTIQKFYPEFPYNGISIRDMLCHRSGLPNYAYAFDDSMKVNFYKREKPYPNNQTIMHWFATVKPTPKRYNIPGRTFSYSNTNYMVLASIIEKVTGQSFEAFIRKNIFQPIGMHNTFVATTKNDSINLYRTAGYQWNRRIPKDYYDDVVGDKGVYSTIDDLFKWYRALNGDCLLKRRTLAEAFLPRSFERKGLKNYGYGFRMMLDSANQPEFIYHTGWWKGYNTMFWFSPKDEYVIIMLGNRYNTSVYRVKELVDVLHSGKKLTDTDVTGEVEI